The Nitrospira sp. genomic interval TTCACTGGCATCGGACTTATCCATGCCGACCTGGACCGCGGCACCGGGCCTTCGCAAATCAATCGAAACGACACCAGTTGGTACATTCCCATCGGCCTCTCTTTGGAGTATCAAGTTATTCACAACATCGCGTTGTCCTCAACGCTGATGGTGAATCTCCATGACATCAATCTCCAGCCGTCCCTGCCGGAGAAAGACCGAACCAGTATCAGTCTGATGTTCGGCTTCCGTTGGGGACCGTAGACACGCTGCCGACGCTCTCCCTGGGCATGCCAGTAGCCCAACTGGCAGCAAGCGCCATTCGGCCCAAGTGCCGGCTGATTTCTATCTCAAGATCTAGAGAGGATTGCTTGCGGGAGGCTAAGCGGCTTTGGCCGGCTGCCAGCGCAAGCCGACATTCAGCAGTTCCTGGAGCAGATCTTTGTAGCTATAGTCGGCTTTCTCGGCGGAATCGGCAAAGTCCTCCTCATGCGCGATTTGCGGATTGGGATTGGCCTCCAGCACATAGACTTTCCCCTCCGCATCCATCCGAACATCGATTCGCGCATATCCGCTGAGACCGAGCGCTCGATAGACCCGCTTGGCCATGTGTTGGATCTCCTCGGCCTTGCCGGCCGGAAGATTTCTGGCTTCCTCCGATGTGATGCCGTACTTATCTTGATACTTCCGGCTCCACTTCACCCGCTGAGTGGCAATGCGCCTGGCATCCTCAGGGAGTTTGTCCATGACCAGTTCCCACACGGGCAACACCTGAATGTGACCATTGCCCATAATCCCGACATAGAACTCTCGCCCCTCGATATACCGTTCCACCAGAGCACCGGTCCCGACGCTTTGATGGATGAAGGCCACCCGCTCTTTGAGTTTCTCATCATCTTCCACAATCGACGCTTGAGAGATGCCTAACGACGCTTCCTCGCTGATGGACTTGACGATGAGAGGGAACGTTAGATCTTTGGGTCGCTTGGCGCTCCGGCCTTGCGGCACGACCATGAAGTCGGGATAGGGAATCCGGTGATAGGAAAGAACCTTTTTCGTCAGCGCTTTGTCGCGCGCCAACATGAGCCCGCGCGGATTGCAGCCGGTATAGGGCATATGCAGCAACTCGAGGTATGACACGACATTCTGGTCATACACCGATATCCCGTCGAATTCTTCCAGCAGATTGAAAGCGATGTGCGGACGCCATGCTTCGATCGCCGTCCTGATCACCCCTAAATCGCTCTTCACTCCGAGCGGGTGCACCTCGTGGCCCAATTTCCTGAGCGTCGACACGACATCGTATTCGGTCTTCCATCCGACCTTGCTCAGATCGTGGCCGTTCAGCTCGTCCGGCGGCACCAGATCTTCATGCATCAGCACGAGGATACGCAGGCGCCTCATAGGGCCACCCGATGCCGGCCGCTACGCAAATAATTCATCGTATGCACCGTCAGCAGAATGGTGAAGTCCAGCTTGGCCTGCTCTTCTGCCACCGACAAGCGAAGATCCAATTGGCGGCACCGTTGGATCATGTCCTCCAACACCTGATCGATGGTGTACTGGTACTCTCCGGTCCAACTGGCAACCTTCCGGCGCACTTCCCG includes:
- a CDS encoding ATP-grasp domain-containing protein, translating into MRRLRILVLMHEDLVPPDELNGHDLSKVGWKTEYDVVSTLRKLGHEVHPLGVKSDLGVIRTAIEAWRPHIAFNLLEEFDGISVYDQNVVSYLELLHMPYTGCNPRGLMLARDKALTKKVLSYHRIPYPDFMVVPQGRSAKRPKDLTFPLIVKSISEEASLGISQASIVEDDEKLKERVAFIHQSVGTGALVERYIEGREFYVGIMGNGHIQVLPVWELVMDKLPEDARRIATQRVKWSRKYQDKYGITSEEARNLPAGKAEEIQHMAKRVYRALGLSGYARIDVRMDAEGKVYVLEANPNPQIAHEEDFADSAEKADYSYKDLLQELLNVGLRWQPAKAA